AGGATTGAGAGCTGCATTGCAATTTCATCTGTCCTCTCTATATTAAGCAATGAATTACCTGTGAGCGATAGCCCACATCAAGGATCCCAAATCCCCGGCTCTGCACCTGCACCTCCTCAAAGTCTTCGGTTATCTACACATAGAAACGAATTATCGTTACCTGGTCGGCAGGACCATCTCCAAATAACAGAAAAACATCAGGCAAGTGCTTGCTGTTGTTTCTATTCTAGCCAAGGCAACACATGACGAAGGTTAAAGGGAGCTTTGCTTCCTCATTTTGCAACAAAAGCGATGATAAGATACAAAGAAAAGGTGCCAACTCCTGCTTGTCCAAATCTTCAAGCACTTCACATTATTCTTACCCCGGTTCCTTTACTGAGGAAGAGCCCACCACCGCGCACCAGCAGCCAAAGTCCACCGTCTGCTCTCCACCCCATGTTCTGAATCCTCCGTGCCACCGCCCTGTTGTGGGGTTGCCAAAATGGCTGCACATAGATATACCAAGACGTATACCTGTAAACTTCAGGACCCCTCCCATACAGACAGAACAAAGTAATGTATATCAGGTAGTTCTAACAGACCTGCCCAGGCTCCCAGGTCAAATAGAAATTGCCTCGGCTGGATACAGCCACATAGCGTCCATCGGGCGATCGGTTCACCGTGTTGAAAGTCCCAGTGTAGTAACTTGCACCGCTAATGCCACTTGAAATTGTTCTGCATCACAAGCAAAAACAAGGGGAAAACAGAGCAAAAATGTCATGGTTTAATCACTAAGTTACAgctaatcttttttttttctaagaaGACCACCTTAGCCACAGATCATCAGAACAAATGGAAAAAATAAAATCAAGAGGCTACACAGTATTTTCTCTGACTGCATGGTGCCTTTTATACCATTTTAACTGCTCCCTTGAATGGCCAAAACAGGACTTTCAGATATTTTATTTCATGCACTTCTATGAATAATTTTAACACGAAAAAATTAATGTGCCTCATCAAACTAGATAACATTTTTAAGAGAGTTGTACTTCAGTAGTCTGTGCATTAACTGGGTGAGTTCGTTTTACTTGTTTCTACCTGTTCAGAGTAGCTGAAACAGTCTCTTGCACGGCAGCCTTCCAGTTGTAGCCACGGTTAGAAGTAACATAGATTGCTCCCTCATCGGTAACCATCTCTGCACTCTGCTCCCCAGTAGCTTTTATATAAACCTGCCATGGTCTCACAACAATTAGCGATTAAGAATGATCTCATTTATGTTTCCACTTTGAGTGCAAACAAAGGGAGGGAGCGTCTTGTATGTGGTAGCCGAAAATGAAAATACCATGTTCCCAGGAAGTTGGGCACTCAAGGGTATTCTTTCCCAGCTCTCGCCAGCATCAGAAGTGTGCAGCAGAATTGCAGGCTTGCCGATAATCCATCCCTCTTTGCCCTTGAAGCTTACCGAGTTGAACCTGTAGTTGAAATCTTCATCTTCTGCGGAAGGGATGGAGCGAGGGAACCAGGTGTTACCGCCGTCTTTTGTCTCCAGTATTGTCTGCCTTGTCCCAAGGAGAAAACCTGAATGAGCTCTGTGTCAGTCAGTCAGGCAGGCTTACATTTCATAATTCATATGTGTACGTAACAGAATGTGTATGGCTTGCCTTGCTTCAACCTTTACTAGAGATTAAATAGAGAACAACACTAGGATGCCAAGTTAGAAGACGACATCTCCTGAAACTTGAAAGCGTGCCCTGTCAACGTTTACTTGCAGACACTACACTAGCGGCTAGCGCTGTCGTTGAAAAGGTGAACGCCTGAAGGAGTTCATAACCGGAGCAGTGGGTGatgaagaaaaaataaataaagattgAGTTTTTCTCAGGCTCCAAATTAGCACCAACACGAGGCGGCCTTGGTGTTTGGCGTGCAGAGGTTGAAGACATGTCAGAAGCAGCAATGCATGCAACTGGTTGGATTGGGTGCAGCGTAAGTGACTACTAACAGGAAGTGGCTCTGCATGTGCATTGTGATTTGATGTCTGTGCGCTAGCCGTTGAAGAACGAAGAGTGCCGTCATACTCATACCGTGGGAGGGGTC
The nucleotide sequence above comes from Miscanthus floridulus cultivar M001 chromosome 18, ASM1932011v1, whole genome shotgun sequence. Encoded proteins:
- the LOC136520727 gene encoding LOW QUALITY PROTEIN: photosystem II stability/assembly factor HCF136, chloroplastic-like (The sequence of the model RefSeq protein was modified relative to this genomic sequence to represent the inferred CDS: deleted 2 bases in 2 codons); this encodes MATSSTATASLHLLLPASRRRRQLVPRAAHSESTPPPAASVDRRRFIAHTAAAAAVSPLVLPRWTPAARADGAPALSEWERVFLPIDPGVVLLDIAFVPDDPSHGFLLGTRQTILETKDGGNTWFPRSIPSAEDEDFNYRFNSVSFKGKEGWIIGKPAILLHTSDAGESWERIPLSAQLPGNMVYIKATGEQSAEMVTDEGAIYVTSNRGYNWKAAVQETVSATLNRTISSGISGASYYTGTFNTVNRSPDGRYVAVSSRGNFYLTWEPGQPFWQPHNRAVARRIQNMGWRADGGLWLLVRGGGLFLSKGTGITEDFEEVQVQSRGFGILDVGYRSQEEAWAAGGSGVLLKTTNGGKNWVRDKAADNIAANLYSVKFLDDSKGFVLGNDGVLLRYLG